AGCTCGACCTGCTGCAGGCACTCGTCGGGCGTAAACTCCTCGAGAGATGCAAACCAGCCGAATCTGACCATATTTCTACCTTTAGTGACGGGGCACTAAGTCCATTCTTCACGGCGAATCTAACCGACATCCGTGACGCCGGCGCGCCGGTCACGGTTTCCGCGTTCGTTTCCGATTCCGTCGTGGCTCCACGACGGTTCGACGAGCGCCTCGAGCGTCGCTTTCCCATCGTGGCGGTCCGGTTCTCGAGTCCGACAACTGCTCCGGGTCGTCCGTCGCGTTACTCCCCTGGCCGGGCGCTCGCGCTCGAGGGTCGCTGCCGGCCACCCCATCGTTTCGCGTAGAGTTTTCAGACTGTGAGACAACTGTTCAGTTCCCGGAACTACACAGCGACGGACCGCTCCGCAGGCGAGACAGCGCTGCAATCACTGCCATCTCTCCCGCTGCTGTGAATTCGTCGCACGGCTCGAGGGCACGACGTCGACTTAGTCCAGATCGCGATTTGCGGTGACTTCTCGGAAATTAATTCGGCTCATAACGGACCAATGGATGCGCAAACGCAACTCCCCTACTTTGCTACAGTTCAACGAAGAAGGAAGTCCGCCCTCCCCGATTTGAACGGGGGACAAGTCGATCTACAGTCGACTGCTCTACCAGTCTGAGCTAAGGGCGGTCGCACTCATACGTAGCCGCCGAGGGAAACATAAGGGTTATCATTCGAACCGAACCCGAACCTGTCAGGACCGATGAACGGCAGAATGATTGATATGGGTGGCGTTTCAATGTGGTAGTATCCGCCCCATGAGCAAGATCACGTTCCGCGCCGACGACGACCTCGTCGAGGAACTCGAGGCGCTCGAGACCTCGAAGAGCGAGGCGATGCGGGAGGCGCTTCGAGCGTACCTCGAGGAGGAGGAGGAGGTGAGCGGTACGTCGGTGCAGGACGGATCGGACGGGGCCGAAAACGAGAGCGCAGCGCGCGCGAACGAAACCGCGATCGACGATCTGGTTCGCGAGCGCGTCGACGAACTCCTGACGGAGCGACTAGCGGAGATGGGATACAACGCGCACGGGCGCGAGGGACAGCCGCGCCCGCAGTCGTCCCAACCGCAGGACGTAAACGTCACGATCGCGCTCGAGGACGGGCGGGCGCGGCGCGTCGACGAGGCCCAGGGTTCGGCGTCGTCACACGCACGGCCACACACGCAGGCCCGGTCCGACTCGCGAGCGGGTCGCGAGAGCGAACACGGCCGCGATCGCTCGCAGCACCCGCAGGACGAGCCTCAGTCCCAGTCCCAGTCCCGAACGCCGAGCCGACAGCGCACGTGCGGCCAGTGCGGCGAGGACGTCGACGGCGAGCACGTCTTCTGTCCCAACTGCGGGGAGAAGGTTTCTCGCCGGTTGTTCTGCGACTGCGGCGACGAACTGCGATCGGACTGGGCGTTCTGCCCCAGCTGCGGCCGACGGACGGCGTCAGCGGACGTACTCGAGTCGAACAGTCAACGATCGTGACTGTTGTAAGACAGTGAGAGTTGCGTCTGACGAAACTTTTATTATCCAAGACAGTATTGCGTTTATTCGCGTAAGACGGTCGTCTTACAGCGGCCGACGGACGTCGGAAACCGCCCGATGTCGGGCGATTCCGGTGTAAGACACGTCGCGTCAGACAGGGGCGCGTTGCCGTCTTACCTCAACGGGGAATATCAACCATGGAGCGTGTGACACTGCGCATTCCGAAACAGCAGATCGAGGAGGTCGAACAGTTAGTTGACTCGGGCGAGTTCCCGAACCGGAGCGAGGCGATCCGGTCGGCCGTCCGCGAGATGATCAACGAAGAGTACGACGGACAGACCGAGCAGTCCCGTCAGCGTAATTGGGCCAAGGTGTAACGATGCAGGATATCGTTCAAGACGCCCTCGAGAACGCCGAACAGGAAGCCCGGCAGATGGACGCCGACATGGACGATGACGAGTTCGGCGATCCGCGAATCGTCATCGTCGGCTGCGGCGGCGCCGGCAACAACACCGTCAACCGGCTGTACAACATCGGCGTCGACGGCGCTGACACCGTGGCGATCAACACGGACAAGCAGCACCTCAAGATGATCGAGGCCGACACGAAGATCCTGGTCGGCAAGTCGCTCACCCAGGGACTCGGCGCCGGCGGCGACCCCTCGATGGGGGAGCGCGCGACCGAGATGGCCCAGGGCACGATCAAGGAAGTGCTCGGCGACGCGGACCTCGTGTTCGTGACCGCCGGCATGGGCGGCGGGACCGGCACCGGCGCCGCGCCCGTCGTCTCGGAGATCGCCAAAGAGCAGGGCGCGATTGTCGTCGGCATGGTCTCGACGCCGTTCAACGTCGAGCGCGCACGTACCGTCAAGGCCGAGGAGGGCCTCGAGAAGCTGCGCGAGCAGGCCGACTCGATCATCGTCCTCGACAACAACCGACTGCTCGATTACGTCCCGAACCTCCCGATCGGCAAGGCGTTCTCGGTGATGGACCAGATCATCGCCGAGACGGTCAAGGGCATCTCGGAGACGATTACCCAGCCGTCGCTGATCAACCTGGACTACGCCGACATGTCCACGATCATGAACCAGGGCGGCGTCGCCGTCATGCTGGTCGGCGAAACCCAGGACAAGAACAAGACCGACGAGGTCGTCAAGGACGCGATGAACCACCCGCTGCTGGACGTCGACTACCGCGGCGCCTCCGGCGGCCTGGTCCACATCACGGGCGGCCCCGACCTCACCCTCAAAGAGGCCGAGGGCATTGCGGACAACATCACGGAGCGACTCGAGGCCTCCGCGAACGTCATCTGGGGCGCCCGTATCCAGGAGAACTACAAGGGCAAGGTCCGCGTCATGGCGATCATGACCGGCGTCCAGTCGGCGCAGGTGCTCGGCCCGACGACCCAGAAGCAGGCCGACAAGTCCCGCGCGAGCATCGAAGGGCTCGACGAGACCGACTTCGACGCGAGCAACAACGTCGAAACCGCGAGCTCGAGCACCGGCACCGGCTACGGTGCCCAGAGCGACGGCGGCCGCGAGGAAGTCGAACAGCAGAACGGCGTCGACGTGATCCGCTAGTCGGCACGTCGCCGTAACGCGGTTCGCTCTCGGATCCGCTTTCGAATACCTGTTTTCCGTACCGTTCTCAGTGGCACTGCCGAGCAGCGACGACGGTAATTCAGCCTCGAGATTGTGACGACGTTCTGTCCAGTACTGCGCGTTTACGGCCGTATACGCCCGTAATAGAGGTCAGCAAATTCCGGTTCTGCTCCTGACGCATCCGTCGTTGGGAGTCCGCAGCCCCGATCCAGTGTCGACGTGAGCGTCCACCGATAAAGATAGATCGGTGCAACGACAGGAATCCGGTATGTCCCTCCAGACCGGATTGTAGGTCGTCGGACTCCTCGCCGTCGGCTACCTCGTTTTCACGGGGCTGCTCGCGATGGGACCGATCGGCTGGCTGGTCTTCGTCCCGATGCTGCTGATCGGCGGCTATCAGGCGCACCGCGAGCGGCGCGAGTGGTCCGAGGCCGAACGCGAGTGCGCTGCCCTCAACTACTGTCCCAACTGCGGATCGCCGGTCGATTCTGAGGGGTTCGACGCGATCGACGATTCGGAGGCCGACGAGGACGGTGACTGGCGGGTTCGCTACTGCTCGACCTGTGGGGCACCGCTCGAGTCGTTCCTGTCGCTTCGTTCTCGCGGCTCCGATACCAGTTCCGTCGACGAACGCTTCGAGACTGGCACCGATCGGTCGGGCACCGTGACGAACTGTTCGGACTGCGGCGCGCCCAACGATCCGGATCGAACGACGTGCAAGCACTGCGACGCCGAACTGTAAGACGGACTCGAGCCGTCGGTTACTACTCGAACAACTGAGTGAGTCGTCGGGAACGCGACGTGAAGGTGGCTGCGATCGGAAGACGCGCGACGGGATAGAGCGTTTCGGGAAAAGAAGCCGTCCTCAAACCAGCGTCTCGAGCAGCGAGCACTTCCGACAGACGTTCCGCGTTGTCATCGAACCGCACTGTTCGCACTCCTGTAGATCCGCACCGTCCTCGTTGTCGCCGTTAAACTCCGTAGCCGCCATTTGGGCCAGTTCCTCGTACCCCGAGAGGATCGAGTGGCGGGTGCCGGGGTGGTTCTCCTCGAGATCGTAGAGTAGTTGCTGGATCTCGCCGCGGTAGGCCTCGCTGGCGTGGGGACATTCCGTGATGTGGGCCGGAAGGTCGTTGAGGTGCGCGTAGAGAGCGACCTCCTTCTCGGGGACGTCCCGCAGCGGCTTCGCGCGCGGGATGAAATCGTCCTGGTCCTCGCGCTCCGAGAGCGGCCCGAGGCTGGCGTCGAAGTGTTTGGCGATCTGGGCGACGTCGCCCTCGAGGAAGTTCATCAGCGCGGTCTGGGCCTCGTCGTCCAGATTGTGGCCCGTCAGCAGGAGATCGGCCCCGTATTCGTCGGCGTAGCGCTCGAGAATATCGCGCCGAAAGACGCCGCAGTAGGCGCAGGCGGCCATGTTCTCGGGATCGTCCTCAACGACGTCGTCCATTCGAACGCCGAACTCCTCGGCGTAGCTGACGAGTTCGTGGCGGATCTCGAGGTCGTCGGTGAGTTCGACGCAGGCGTCGACCGACTTGTCGCGGTAGCCCTCGATCCCTTCGTGGATCGTCAGCCCGACGAGTTCGATGCGCGGGTCCTCGGCGAAGGTGTCGTGGAGGATCTGCGTGAGGACGACGCTGTCCTTTCCCCCGGAGAGGCCGATGACCCACGTTTCGGGGTCGTCGGGTGTGGCGTCCTGCGGAACGAGGTCGTCCCGTCGGACCCGTCGGCGCACCCGCTTCTCGACCGACTCGCGGAAGTGGTCCTCGCAGAGGTGTGCCCCCGAGTAGGCGGCGTGCATGACCGCCTCGTCGTCACACCGGTTACAGTCCATCGGCGGATCCTTGCCGACGAGCGCGTATGTCCGTTTCGTCTCTCAGCCACTCTTCGTTCGACCGCTCCAGCGAGGACTCGAAGAGGAACCAGCCAACTGGACGTGTCAACCGGTACGCCTTTCGACGTCCTCCGAGAGGGTGTCCGCATGGGAACGTACGATCGGTCGCCGTCGACGGGATATCGGCTCGTCGACGAGTTCGACGGCGGGTTCGGCTGGTTCGCACATCCCGACGAGGCGGGGTTGCGCGCGAGTCACGCTATCGTCGGAACGGGGGAGACGGGGACCGCCGCGTCCGACGCCACTTCGGACGCCGACGGCGACGTCTGGCTGTTCGACCCGCTCGAGGCGCCGGGCATCGACGACGAAATCGAATCGCTCGGCGACGTTGCAGGTGTCGTCGTCTGCTCCGACTACCACGCCCGCGACGCCGGCGCGTTCGCCCGTCGGTTCGACGTACCGGTCTACGTCCCGGCGTGGCTCGAGCGGGTTCCCGAGCGCGTCGACGCGCCGCTTGAGTTCGTCGACGGCGAACTCGGGACGTCCGGGTTTGCGCTCCGCGAGTCGCGTCCGATGCCGGGCTGGCGGGAGGCGATCGCGCACCGCCGCGCGGACGCGACGCTGTACGTGCCGGATCTCCTCGGCACTGCACCGCCGTATATCACCGGCGACGAGCGGCTGGCCGTCTACCTCCTCTGTCGACTTCGCCCGCCGACGGCGGCGTTCGAGGGCATCGCACCCGAGCGGATTCTGCTCGGCCACGGGTTCGGCGTCTTCGACGACGCGGCGGCCGTGCTCGCCGACGCGCTCGGGACGGCACGTCGGGGATTTCCCCGTGCGCTCGTTACGAACGGCCCGACGCAACTGCGGGCGCTTCTCGACGCGCTGTAAATCGTACTGAAAACGACAGCCGACCGCTTCAAGCCGGTACCGCCGCTTCCTCGTCTTCCGCCGTCTCTTCGACGGCTTCGGCTCCCTCCTCGAGCGCGGCCAGCAGCGTGTCGACGTGGCGCTCCCGGCTCGCCGAGGAGAACAGTTCGTGGCCGCCGTTGTAGAGGACGACGTGCTCGGCGGGGACCCGCTCGCCGATCGGTCGGAGGTCGATGACCGGGTCGCGCAGCGAGCAGAAAACGACCGCGTCGTGGTCGATCGCGAGCAGTTCCTCCTGGGCGTGGCGCGTCTCGCGGACGAACGCCGGCGACACCCAGCGGGGCAGCGTCGCGAGCTGGTGGTCGGTCGCCTTCTCGCCGAGCGCCGACCGGTCCATCTCGCCGACGGGGAGGAACGGGAACGTCGTCGGTACCTGTGAGACGCCCTCGAGAGCCAGGTCCGGGTAGGCGTTGCTGTACCCCCACCACGGGCTCAGGTAGACGTGGTTGTCCGCGCCGTCTAAGGCCTGCGCGACCAGCGCGCCGGCGCTGTGACCCAGCAGCTGGTACCCCTCGAGGTCGAGGACGTACTCGGCGATCGGCTCGAGCCAGTCGGCTTTGAAGTCGTCGATGTTGGTGGGGAGTTCGAAGGCGTGGACCCGGTAGCCGGCGTCGGTCAGCTTACCGATGAGCCAGCTGACGTTCTCGTGGGTCCA
The DNA window shown above is from Halopiger xanaduensis SH-6 and carries:
- a CDS encoding double zinc ribbon domain-containing protein — encoded protein: MSKITFRADDDLVEELEALETSKSEAMREALRAYLEEEEEVSGTSVQDGSDGAENESAARANETAIDDLVRERVDELLTERLAEMGYNAHGREGQPRPQSSQPQDVNVTIALEDGRARRVDEAQGSASSHARPHTQARSDSRAGRESEHGRDRSQHPQDEPQSQSQSRTPSRQRTCGQCGEDVDGEHVFCPNCGEKVSRRLFCDCGDELRSDWAFCPSCGRRTASADVLESNSQRS
- a CDS encoding ribbon-helix-helix domain-containing protein, which translates into the protein MERVTLRIPKQQIEEVEQLVDSGEFPNRSEAIRSAVREMINEEYDGQTEQSRQRNWAKV
- the ftsZ gene encoding cell division protein FtsZ, whose amino-acid sequence is MQDIVQDALENAEQEARQMDADMDDDEFGDPRIVIVGCGGAGNNTVNRLYNIGVDGADTVAINTDKQHLKMIEADTKILVGKSLTQGLGAGGDPSMGERATEMAQGTIKEVLGDADLVFVTAGMGGGTGTGAAPVVSEIAKEQGAIVVGMVSTPFNVERARTVKAEEGLEKLREQADSIIVLDNNRLLDYVPNLPIGKAFSVMDQIIAETVKGISETITQPSLINLDYADMSTIMNQGGVAVMLVGETQDKNKTDEVVKDAMNHPLLDVDYRGASGGLVHITGGPDLTLKEAEGIADNITERLEASANVIWGARIQENYKGKVRVMAIMTGVQSAQVLGPTTQKQADKSRASIEGLDETDFDASNNVETASSSTGTGYGAQSDGGREEVEQQNGVDVIR
- a CDS encoding double zinc ribbon domain-containing protein; the protein is MGPIGWLVFVPMLLIGGYQAHRERREWSEAERECAALNYCPNCGSPVDSEGFDAIDDSEADEDGDWRVRYCSTCGAPLESFLSLRSRGSDTSSVDERFETGTDRSGTVTNCSDCGAPNDPDRTTCKHCDAEL
- the ncsA gene encoding tRNA 2-thiolation protein NcsA, which codes for MDCNRCDDEAVMHAAYSGAHLCEDHFRESVEKRVRRRVRRDDLVPQDATPDDPETWVIGLSGGKDSVVLTQILHDTFAEDPRIELVGLTIHEGIEGYRDKSVDACVELTDDLEIRHELVSYAEEFGVRMDDVVEDDPENMAACAYCGVFRRDILERYADEYGADLLLTGHNLDDEAQTALMNFLEGDVAQIAKHFDASLGPLSEREDQDDFIPRAKPLRDVPEKEVALYAHLNDLPAHITECPHASEAYRGEIQQLLYDLEENHPGTRHSILSGYEELAQMAATEFNGDNEDGADLQECEQCGSMTTRNVCRKCSLLETLV
- a CDS encoding alpha/beta fold hydrolase, producing MRHRVFNEDGDEELVFVMGWGNRWTHENVSWLIGKLTDAGYRVHAFELPTNIDDFKADWLEPIAEYVLDLEGYQLLGHSAGALVAQALDGADNHVYLSPWWGYSNAYPDLALEGVSQVPTTFPFLPVGEMDRSALGEKATDHQLATLPRWVSPAFVRETRHAQEELLAIDHDAVVFCSLRDPVIDLRPIGERVPAEHVVLYNGGHELFSSASRERHVDTLLAALEEGAEAVEETAEDEEAAVPA